In Dryobates pubescens isolate bDryPub1 chromosome 31, bDryPub1.pri, whole genome shotgun sequence, one DNA window encodes the following:
- the LOC104308458 gene encoding cytochrome b-c1 complex subunit 10 has product MLSQLLGPRYVQLLQNWTPTLVTWGGVGVTGLVWFTDWKLVLQYVPYIGGKYKTEE; this is encoded by the exons AtgctgagccagctcctggGGCCGCGCTACGTCCAGCTCCTCCAGAACTG GACTCCCACCCTGGTCACCTGGGGTGGGGTCGGTGTTACTGGGTTGGTATGGTTCACAGACTGGAAGCTGGTCCTGCAGTATGTTCCCTACATCGGCGGCAAGTATAAAACCGAGGAGTGA